One window of Trichoderma breve strain T069 chromosome 3, whole genome shotgun sequence genomic DNA carries:
- a CDS encoding cullin family domain-containing protein: MISGRGGAGARGRIRPPRRIVRPNGPGGEGADFDACWNMIQEALRDIHNKSCGRLSFEELYRAAYKIVLKKKGEVLYDKIEVLVTKSLINIGIDNSSAASVNERRQTGEKFLKGLRDTWEDHNMSMNMTADILMYLDRGYTQQEPRRVPIFATTIALFRDHILRSCLNANSDSLIVDILISVMLDQIDMERRGDVIDRNLIRSCSRMLSCLYETEDESESSKLYLTIFEPRFLSNSETFYSRECDRLLRESDASTWLRHTETRLSEEEDRCGTTIERETLPKVSDVVDKKLILGHLDDFLAMEGSGLRWMIDNDKIDDLSILYRLISRVDDKKTALREILQKRVVELGLEIENVLKNTDFSTGQGEGEDGGDGDKAKTLNPAAQQTAAAIRWVDDVLRLKDKFDYMLEACFQEDLVLQTALTKSFADFINLFNRSSEYVSLFIDDSLKRGIRGKTEAEVDAILEKAIVLIRYLLDKDLFQTYYQRHLARRLLHGKSESHDVEKQIISRMKQEMGQQFTSKFEGMFRDLVTSSELTSTYRDHIRKLDPEGHTIDLNVNVLTTNYWPQEVMGRSAQLGETPRMGCTYPPEVKRLQASFEQFYLTNRNGRKLTWIGTTGSADIKCVFPAIEGKSGPLARERRYEMNVPTYGMVVLMLFNDLRDGESLSFEEIQAKTNMSTSDLTRALMAIAVAPKSRVLAKDPPTKNIKPTDRFSFNASFQSKTIRIKAPIINAVSKVEDKEERKTTEEKNNQTRAHIVDAAIVRIMKARKELNHSQLVSEVLSQLVGRFKPEVSLIKRRIEDLIVREYLERPDEDGAPSMYRYMA; encoded by the exons ATGATTTCAGGGCGAGGGGGAGCGGGGGCTCGAGGGCGCATCCGCCCACCTCGTCGGATTGTGCGT CCCAATGGCCCTGGCGGCGAGGGAGCCGACTTCGATGCATGCTGGAACATGATTCAAGAAGCGTTGCGCGATATCCACAACAAGAGCTGCGGACGTCTCTCCTTCGAAGAGTTATACCGAGCGGCTTATAAGATCGTGCTTAAGAAGAAGGGTGAAGTTCTGTacgacaag ATTGAAGTCTTGGTCACTAAGAGCCTTATCAACATTGGCATCGACAATTCGTCAGCGGCCTCTGTCAACGAGCGGCGACAAACGGGCGAAAAGTTCCTCAAGGGCCTTCGAGATACTTGGGAAGATCACAACATGTCCATGAATATGACGGCAGATATCCTCATGTACCTAGATCGGGGCTACACGCAACAGGAGCCACGCCGAGTCCCCATCTTTGCCACCACCATTGCCCTATTCCGAGACCATATATTACGCTCATGCCTTAACGCGAATTCCGACAGCTTGATTGTGGACATTCTTATTTCCGTCATGCTAGATCAGATTGACATGGAGAGACGTGGAGATGTCATTGATCGAAATCTTATCCGTAGCTGCAGCCGGATGCTGAGCTGCCTGTACGAAACTGAGGACGAATCGGAGAGTAGTAAGCTCTATCTTACCATCTTTGAACCTCGATTCCTCAGCAACAGCGAAACTTTCTACTCGAGAGAGTGCGACCGGCTACTACGAGAATCTGATGCTAGCACTTGGCTTCGGCACACTGAGACCAGGCTttcggaagaagaagaccgcTGCGGCACCACTATAGAACGCGAAACCCTTCCCAAGGTGTCGGACGTGGTGGACAAGAAGCTTATTCTTGGTCACTTGGATGACTTTCTTGCCATGGAGGGCAGTGGCCTCAGGTGGATGATTGACAACGACAAGATAGACGACCTCAGCATTTTGTACAGACTCATCTCGAGGGTGGATGATAAGAAGACGGCCCTTCGTGAAATTTTACAAAAGAGAGTTGTCGAACTGGGACTGGAGATTGAGAATGTGTTGAAGAACACTGATTTTTCGACAGGACAGggtgagggcgaggacggAGGAGATGGCGACAAGGCCAAAACGCTCAATCCGGCCGCGCAacaaacagcagcagccatcaGATGGGTCGACGACGTGCTTCGGCTGAAAGATAAGTTTGACTACATGCTGGAAGCATGCTTTCAAGAAGACCTGGTTCTCCAAACAGCTCTGACCAAGAGCTTTGCCGATTTCATCAACCTGTTTAATCGAAGCTCGGAAtacgtctctctcttcatcgacGACAGCCTGAAGAGAGGCATAAGAGGCAAGACGGAAGCCGAGGTAGATGCCATCCTGGAGAAGGCAATCGTGCTCATTCGTTATCTGTTGGATAAGGATCTCTTCCAGACATACTACCAACGCCACCTGGCTCGTCGACTACTCCATGGTAAATCAGAAAGTCATGATGTGGAAAAGCAGATCATATCACGGATGAAGCAGGAAATGGGACAGCAGTTTACAAGCAAATTTGAAGGCATGTTTAGAGATCTCGTCACCTCGTCAGAGTTGACATCGACGTACCGCGACCATATCCGCAAGCTGGACCCCGAAGGACACACCATCGATCTCAATGTCAACGTCCTCACCACCAACTACTGGCCCCAAGAGGTCATGGGCCGCTCTGCTCAGCTTGGAGAGACCCCAAGGATGGGCTGCACCTACCCACCTGAAGTTAAACGACTGCAGGCTAGCTTTGAGCAGTTTTACCTGACAAATCGCAACGGTCGAAAGCTCACATGGATTGGTACAACCGGCAGCGCGGATATCAAGTGCGTATTTCCGGCTATCGAGGGGAAATCTGGCCCATTGGCGCGGGAACGTCGTTATGAAATGAACGTTCCCACCTATGGCATGGTTGTCCTCATGTTGTTCAACGATCTaagagacggagagagcCTTAGCTTTGAAGAGATTCAGGCCAAGACAAACATGTCAACGTCAGATCTGACGCGGGCACTCATGGCAATTGCCGTGGCGCCCAAGTCTCGAGTTCTGGCCAAAGACCCGCCAACAAAGAACATAAAGCCTACCGACAGGTTTTCTTTCAATGCTTCTTTCCAGAGCAAGACGATCAGAATCAAGGCACCtatcatcaacgccgtctCCAAGGTCGAAGAtaaggaggagagaaagacgacggaagaaaagaacaaccAAACCCGAGCTCACATTGTCGACGCCGCAATTGTGAGAATTATGAA GGCGCGAAAGGAACTCAATCACTCTCAGCTGGTGAGCGAAGTCCTGTCGCAGCTGGTAGGCCGCTTCAAGCCCGAAGTCTCTCTGATTAAGAGGCGGATCGAGGATCTCATTGTGAGAGAATATCTGGAGCGGCcagacgaagacggcgcaCCGTCGATGTATCGCTACATGGCGTGA
- a CDS encoding LSM domain-containing protein — protein sequence MKLVRFLMKCANETVTIELKNGTIVHGTISSVTPQMNVALRTVKMTARGQDSIALDTMNIRGSTIRYFILPDSLPLDTLLIDDAPKPKNKARKEADRGGRGGRGGRGGRGRGRGRGRGRG from the exons ATGAAGCTCGTCAG GTTTTTGATGAAGTGCGCCAACGAAACGGTGACCATTGAATTGAAAAATG GCACCATCGTCCACGGCACCATCTCCTCAGTCACTCCCCAGATGAACGTCGCCCTCCGCACGGTCAAGATGACGGCTCGCGGCCAGGACTCCATCGCCCTCGACACCATGAACATCCGAGGCTCAACAATCCGATACTTTATCCTCCCCGACTCCCTGCCTCTCGACACCCTGCTAATCGACGACGcacccaagcccaagaacaAAGCCAGAAAGGAGGCTGACAGAGGAGGTCGCGGAGGCCgtggtggccgtggtggcCGAGGTCGCGGTCGTGGCCGCGGACGTGGACGTGGCTAA